The DNA region cctttttttttctcaccctgacccaaacattttaataagaacagtcaatgaagaactgaaaaaggttatacaatggatatacgcaaataaattgtcattaaatattcaaaaaacaaaagttatgctttttagtaattctttagatagcctcccaggcaaaataacatttgatactactcccttagaagaagtttcttcctttaaatttcttggtgtttgcgtcgataacaagctttcatggaggaatcatgttgataacatatgtacaattatatcacgtaacattggcgtaatgaatagattaaaatattatcttccttcatctgcattattaactctttattctagtttgatactaccttatttaaactacgggattcttgcttggggtaatacatatcagatgttacttgataaacttcttttactgcaaaagaaagcgcttagaattgtttttaatttacatacccgagaacatacagatgctttgttttctgaccataaaatattaaaagtaaatgatttgtatgtgtttcaacttggccagtttatgtttaattacaacagtaactttttacctaaaatattccatgattcatttcatcgaaatagtcatgttcataactatcccacgcgacgatccgacgaatttcatcttccactaatgagaaccgcacatgcccaaaatacatttctttataccggacccagactttggaataacttagataatagtttaaaagattcccccaaatttgttacatttaaatacaaactcagaaaatatttactttctacctataatcttagataatttaaattgttttgattcatgcttgagccttcacctgtcctgatgtcgcagcacttggcgtgttctgtgtgcagacttctcttctttcttctctcctcttcctttcctgtcttttgttcctcgtagacttgtattgttaccgtcttctctcctctcggtactgtctcgcgtcttacagTGTATACGTGTGGGTAATCGAATGTGTGTACGaacgtgttgtccttgtcatattttcccggtacacgtggttcagtgagcagtgtccgggcactagcattggtattctatatttttttcccaaccggtgtatctcaaaataattacatgtatattgttatagaatagtatataatttactcattatttgtctagcgatccacgtccgacaagctatgctttttagtggatcactattttcaataatcgaattcattttccgctctcccacgaagtatttatacagtgttttcctaaatattgtacatgttatatgttgttctataacttgtctcgtataattatatattacatgaatcttttgcaaacgtttgaacaatatttcatcacatgtatactttgtactatgttttttttcttttttggattttcgttgattggaaataaactatgattgaattgaaacttATTCATCACGTCATGTTAGGGAACTCCTAATGACGTAAACTTTACTTCAgttttttgacattattttgttaccCAATTTTAGTGACAAATAAATGACGTAAGATCTTTTACTATAAAATTGTCACCTAGTTTAGTTACCATGCCATGaaacattacaattttttttttgcccgtaTATATAACAACATGATATAACCGTCCAATAACTAGGAATGGGTGGTAGGCAAAGGCATAGGTATATAGGATTAAGGacttaaagggcccctgaaatccaaatgcatgttgatttgtgttgacatatgataccctcaacatcacttttgcggtgaaacgaatatctagaaacattccatatatttttaatgatttttcttCTATTATTCTTCAGATAACCTGGGAACGCCAACAAAAAAATctttccaaaccaatattcctgaGATGAcgtcatctgtcaatcattgctaaagtactgagatgtttaacaaaagaattggaatgcaccttcccctcgactcagcataacttgcatgtttctgtgatattaatgtgactaacaaaagacatggcgagggaacatgcaaggtatgctgaaaaatcgttagaaatatatggaatgtttctagatactAGTATTCGTTTCaccacaaaagtgatgttgagggtatcataaatcatcacaaatcaacatgtatgtggatttcaggggccctttaaggAGTATGTTAGGTTAGATTTTTAAAGTGaatgtacagtattggtggagatgagaattgggcttttaactttttgcgacataccaagaaaacacttatgaaatagtacagggAAATAtctttaagaggaatttaaagtttatttgatgaaaatcgggtttggaatgactgaaatatcaaaaaacaaagtaaaacaaagcgatcgtaataaagtgtgggtcccacacttattagaatcgctctgttttggatatctcagccatttcaaaaccaattttcaccaaataaacattgaattcctcatggaattacatgctctttcatatttcataagaggtttctcattatctcaccaaaaatgttagaaacctaaaattgggtctcaaccaaaactatacgatccctttaaggttgTACCTTAGGATGCCCACAGCTTCATTAGATCTTGGAATGCTAATATACTAATTAGTCCGTTTCGGCTTGAAAACGATGTCACGAACCATTTGCTTCGATTATTTTCTGTATCAATATACGCAAACAGGTCGTAACTTGACGTGTAAACGACATATTTATGACGTGACAATGTCTGACGTGACATTTTGTCTTCAAAGTAGTACTTTAAACGTCATTAAGACGTCTTTGTATGACCACTTAGACGTTAGACAGACGTCATAAATATGACGTCTTCTTAACGTCTTCAATTTGAGTAAAAATACGACATTTTAACGTCAGTCTAAGACGTTTAAATGACGTCcattatatttgtttattttaagTCAAAAAGACGACATACGCACGATGCCTTTCTGACGTctaaatatgacgtcttttttacttcttccatttgagcaaaaaagtTTTATTGTCGACAGTTcacgacgtctttctgacgacagcGCTGACGTGAAATTGACGTCATTCTGACGTGTCTCTGCTATCAGGGTAAATCTAACTCCACTGATGTAAAACTTTTACGTACTGAGTTGCTGTCGAAGGTATTCGCTATTATAAACAGCAGTTTCAATTATCTGGCGCCATTTCAGTATACCCATCGAACCTATCATGACACGGAAAAGAAACCGTGCGGAAATCGTGcggtatgtaggcctaccttctTTTTTAGCAAGTAAAAACtccaaactcatgaaattcttccgtcgagatgttttcattgcaactgattgacaaattgccctacatcgacgtaaaaagcactgaattgatcagtgttttagtagtagccatcataaaaaatcatgggcgtacatactcgagcaggattcgaacctacgacctcctgatcaccggacaggcgtcatctccactagaccaccgagctttcgtctctgttagtagctccatggtccgacagcaagtgttggttctaatccttatagcatgcagcgggtactgctttattattcaaattcatgaaattcttccgtcgagatgttttcattgcaactgattgtcaaattaaaaacactgatcaattcagtgcttatttacgtcgatgtagggcaatttgtcaatcagttgcaaagtaaAAACTCGCCAggaattcatgaaaaaaaaaaatcaccctttACAGTCCTTTCCTTTACTAGGAGGTAGATTTACATGAATCCATCATGCGTCCTTGGGCAATTGAATTACCTGGTGTTTCCGATACTTCTCGTCGTATGTGTGCCACGCCTGCGCATGTGCCTTGAGCATGTTGTGTGACACCTTGTATACCGTGGTTCCGATCTCCTTGACCCCAGGGGCGAAGATACCTAAGCCGTAACCCAGGACCGACACGACCCATGGTTCATTGAATGTGATCCAGAGAGGGACACGATCGCCGAAGCGCTGAAAGCAAAGCTCGGCGTAGTCTTTGAAGTGCTCGATGACGGTCTCGTTGGCCCAGCCACCGACAACCTGGAGAGCCTGAGGGAGATCCCAGTGGAAGAGGGTCACCATGGGGGAGATGCCGTTGTCTCGTAGTTCGTTGATGAGGTTGTTGTAGTAGGCGATGCCCGCCTCGTTGACGTTACTCAGTGTGCCGTTCGGAAGTATGCGAGGCCACGAGATGGAGAAGCGGTAGTGTTTCATCCCCATTGCCTTCATGAGAGCGACGTCCTCTTTGTACCTTCAATAAAATCAGTGTGGAAAGACATGAACTGAAATATTCAGTGGCCAATGATTGACGTTGCTCCATGTTTTTAATGCAAATCATCAAATCTGTCATAGAACGTTTGACAGGGAAAGCTTAAAAATACAATTCCATATgtcatgttaattttttttctttgagaaattgtgaaagcaaacaaaaatctTGGTGAAGGTTTCATCGAAATCGAACCTTGATTTCTTTTATTATCCAAGTTAAGTTTCATGTGTTCATGAAACATTGATATCAGCATCTAGGCCTATACCGCAAACGACAATAAAATGAGATATTGAAACCCCCGGGATGAAACCATGCACTCACAAGTTTTCTACGTACCTATGTACAAATTCTCACTTCAATAACCTTATTTCGAATTTCTCTTGGCAGCCGTGTTGCTTTAATTGGCATGAAACCAACATGAAAAACTTGTATCCTTCTGTCAAACTGTGTTGTCCGGTTGTATTGAAAGAATCTATAGCAATGACGACTTTCGTTTTGTGGAACAATGCAGAAATAGCACTGAATAGTGTGGAATGGCACCATACAGATTTGCTATCTACATCGATAAGAATGTAAGGATTCATTATGCAATCCAGGCTGGGATTTATATGCGCTGTGTGATGGTAGTACTGGGGGTGCatgggagggggtaggggaCGGGAATATCCTGTCATTGTGGTCGTTTAGGTCTACTTATAACCCTTGTCATGTAGGATCAAGGCAGCCAATATAAATTATATGAAAGGACTGCATAAGGCAATCAATACCAAATCGATGGATCATCATCAAGCACGTGTATGATATGCTGTGATTTTGCCTCACATGTCAATATTATACAGCGACGAATCAATGGAGACTCTCACCCATCTTGAAGATGACgcaattttattataattttccACATTTATGCCGTTTGCGATGATGAACATAAGGGTTATGCCCGGTTTTGTTGTGGGCCATTCGCTATCCTCACGAAAATGTATATACAAACACTTATATAACAAAATCCGCAATTCCTCAGTGTttccactgctctaccagaaggCTTATGTCATTATGATCACCCTATAGTTGCCAGGTACTATACTTATtcacctgggtcaagagggacgtGATATAAGGTAAGAGCATTTTAGGCACTTcacgggattcgaactcgggacctCCCACTGAAAATTGAGTCTTTTCCACTATGCCATTAGTACCCCCACTATGGCGGGAATCATTCTTGGTCAATTGCAATTTGGTCAATGTCAACCTGCAAGCCCATGATAACGTCAAAGCCTGAATCTCCTTCCTTTCCGGTATCCGGACTGATGacatttcgtttgtttttgttctataAGTTCAAAGAGTTCACAGGTCCCGCGAGTTTCAGTGGCATATCCTGTTGCAAATCAATCAGCCCTTGGCAGGGTTTTTTGAGGGTATTGCAGGCTCGGACAGCCACTTCGCGAGCGGCGGCAAaatctatggcaagccaaaattAGTCCAAAGATCTTGCGATGGTCTCATTAGAGAATCACATCTTCGTGTAGCCTTCTGGTTCAGGTGCAATCTTGTGACCTTCTGTAGGTATCGTATATCTTCCTCGGCTCGTTATTTGCTTTTAACCAAGTTTGGGGTCCACTTCATGCGAAATTGACAGTTCCATATTCGTATGGCCATCTTAGGTCAATATCGGGAGAGTATGACGCCAACCTAAACATCAGCGTTATCCTTCCTCAGAGTGAAACAATGAGGCTTGCTTACACCTCTTTGCCCCTGCGATCGAACAAACCAACCTTGCCCTTTTAAATATGGCCCCTGAGAAAAATAAATGCGATGTACCTTGTCGAATTCCGAATTTGTGCTCCATGTAATTCACCAGAGGTAAATGGCCATGACACAGAAAACTATAGTGCCAAATTTCCGCCGAGGCAGAACAGTCGGCCACAAACTACTGAAAAGAAACAACTATTAAAACTCCAAGCCCACAAGAAAACGGTGCCACAAATTATAACGTTAAgaatatatctgtatatatatatatatatatatatatatatatatatatataaattatggcctaataaattcatttggCTATTGTAATCGATGCAGATTAATTGCAGGCCACATGTCTGTTTAAAGAGCAAAACCTTGACCCACGACATCATGAACATCCAACGGACATTTAAATATTTGTTTTGGGAAATATTTGTAAAATCTGACACCTCTGAAGACCCTATACCGCAACCTACTTGTGATAGCTGTCGCAGGCTACGTCACCATTGTGCTGTTCTTTCACGTGATTCGGAGCGTGAGAGAACACGTCCCAGTTGCTCTCCCCTTTTCCGTCCTCTTTCCACGCACCCTCGATCTGGTAGGACGCGGTGGCGGTGCTCCAGACGAATCCTTCCGGGAACGTTCCATACAGGAAAGAGTCCCGCTCGGGATCATTGAAGACGTCAGGGAAGACGAATTCTGGTTCGGTCGCGGCGGAAGCCATAGCTCATCAAATTCGACACTATACACCGCTGTCAATCTCAAaattagaaggaaaaaaaatatcttcgAAATGATTACAAGTTTATTGCGTCGTAATGGAGATACGCTTCGAACTGCAGTCGCTTATTGTTAGGGGGCGGTTCAGAGATCATAAGCATAGAGCGTTCTTGATCATTTTATTACCGACCGTTATGTCAATATACAAGGGTTATAACTCAAGAGCAGTTGCACTGTTGATCACAGAATGTGACCTGCCAGCGTGTTAAAACAGTCAATATTTGTTCGTTGGCGCGTTGATACCTCGATATCGGAGTGGTGGAAAttggaatacatgtatgtgatcgAAATAAAGCTTACTTTtatttgtatacataatatgtatcataatattccagtgtgtgtgtggggggggggggggagggagggggttgggtagagggttagggttaggacgTGGTTTGGGGATCAAGCGTGAATGGTCTGTTCGCCGTCCCCCGCCTAAAATGAAAGGAATCTCGGGGACAGAAACTCGAAAATGTGTTTCCCTGTGcctctccccctttttttgcaAGCcaaaagagtgtgtgtgtgtgtggggggggggggggcgggtggATCGAGctgacccccacccccctcaaGCCACAGTCCGGTTACTCGGTCCCTGTGTATATTTCATTACTACGTATACACAAATGAGTGTTTGGCATGCTTTCTGTGTAGAATAAAAATTCAGCTGCAAATGTAACAAATCGTGACAAAATATTAAGAGCTTTCACGTGATGATGTATGTAGGCCTGTACGAGAAAAAAATTAGTACAGCACGACCAGcataaataaacacaaaaatttattgCAACATTAAAACAGTCGACAATAttgcatacacacacgcacacacactcctACACAGACAATTATGAACTGATACATGTATTCTGCTCAACCACATACAGTCCATACACATTTCACATACCGGCAATTCCATCAGATatcaatacactgtataaacGAAGCacttacataattatacaatacaCCAAGTCTCTGTACATTTGAGTCGTTGTGACCAAAATTCTCACATGACGAGTAGGCACTACTGACGTaggccagttcggagttccactttgcgcatgagcagaaagaAGGTCATTATTCgtaccatgttttgtttttttttttaatccctaggataagcatctgtgatgtaatgattattcatgtaatccttgaaaatgctgcttgccagcacatccactggacagcaaaaatggtacatgtatttggtaatatcaatagaaagagattgttaatacattcaatgcaaaataatgaaatggatgctttctcaagtgttatttattgacggatcattctggtcatctggtctacgcaagttcatgcTTTGTTTTAACAGGACTGATGAAtccagaaatattgttttgtaaagCTTATGtcttatgtcgctctgaaagcGAGTAAAGTGTCCCTatccgactgagaaaaaaaaacaaaaaaaaaaacagaggtaattcgtaccaatgtgcccatgagctaactccgaactggcttataaaTACAAACTCAACGGTGCATACCGAGGTCACTGATGATATTTAAATCTGTGCCATTGTGCACAACTGATAAAGCTGACGATTATTATCACACAATGGATATTACCCCCGAGAGCATTTATTGTCTGGAAACCATTCGCATGGCACCTCATGTTTTCTCCCTTCTCCCAACATTCAAGAACTAAGCAACCATCCACAGCAGTTGTCTCTTTTTGCGTCCtggaggtttgtttgtttgtttgtttgttttttctttgattagCTCTACAAAAATCTAAACATTGAAgaacatgaaaatcaaaatttcgAGAAGGCTAGATCTATTATATAGTTGTCGAAGGAAACCACACTTGACAGAATTTTTGGCTTGAAAGGTACAAAGGTATGTATTATTGCAACTGCATGTCTTAAGTCTCAGTAACATTCCAGCTTTATCAAAGCTGCATAAGCTTAGTGAAGTATACACATCTCTATGCAATGCCTATAAACGAGCGGACCACGAGGATAGAAACTATCCCAGGAGCGTGGGGTGCATCCAGTCAGCATTGGCCCGGGAAGCTACCCGTAAGCAGGAGAGTAAACAGTGTCACAGACGGCTGGCCATGCAGCACAGCGGATGTAATAGTCCTATTAACTCTGGTCCCCTTAAAATACcccattttgttcaaatttcgGAAGTATTCTGCTTGtttcgttttgctttgttttatttttgtctctctgtctgtgctTTTATTcaaagcagaaaaaaataattgtggcgttgttattttttttggtGATGTTCGATATTCCGAGGTCTCGTTCATCTGATTATAAAATGAGGTTCGTTATCCGAAGGTTAAACGTTATTTCGAAACGCACAATTTCCCTATACCTatatagaggttcgttaattcgaaaataaaaaagggcttcattaatccgaaaatttgcggcgttattccgaagtttcgtgattccaaaaatgaaataagaattgcCTTTCCTAGGGCTCGATAATccaaaagtgaaataaggttcttaattccaaaggttcgttaatcgatCCGAAACTCAAATAGGGTTtcttatttcgaaggttcgttaatccgaaaatgtaatgACAGTGCAGTTctaacgaaccgtcggaattgcgaaccttatttcgttttcggattaacgaacctttggaatgacgactcatatttcatttttcgaatcACGAAACTTCGGGAAAACGGATCTAATTTCACTCTTGGTTTAACGAgctttcggagtaacgaaatGTAACCGTTATTCTTGCTCAGGGGTCCTACACCTTATGATGCTGAgcgcagagactccaactctcccattttcggcgggagatttcccgccgaaaacccatttttgcaaaatctcccgttctcccgcttctgagatttaatttctcccgccctggttctgtctcccgttggaaaggatttcttacttattactatcgtatgttgaaaaaaaaaataagccttagatagcaccagagagcatctagaaccctaggaacttcgcgcttcgcactcATCAACttagagtctcccgtttgctaggggtttcgggcgggagaatctccagatcagaaggtgcttggggttggagtctctgtgagCGGCGACCGGACATGAGGGACACAGAGGGTTCAAGTTCTTGAAGGAGTAAGTCACAGGTAGCAGACTTTCAGGCACTTCTATCGAAACCTCTTAACAAGCATCAGCAACACTGTCAGTAGAGCAGAGACGAAGGCGAATACTCCAATGGAAATGAAGGCTGTATCGAATGATTCCGTAACATCGTACACAGTAcctttggaagaaaaaaaaaaagagaacagatGAGATAAATGGTGATTTGTGTTAGTATGATCGGAATCGTTTAAACATTAATTTAGCCATAGTTAATCTACAATACTCGACCTTTGTCAAAGTTGCAACACTCACCTGTTATGTATCCGGAAATGAGAAGCCCCGACCCAGTGGCGAAAAGAAAATAGGACAGCATTCGCGGAAAATTTGCTTTCGACACATAAACATCCAGAACGGCAAAGCTGGCAGGTAAGCTACCGAAGACACCAAATCCGACGAAGAAGGAGCACGTCACAAGATGTGCTAAAGACGATCCGGTAGAATAGAGAATAAGGCCAAGTCCTGCAAGGCTGCAATTAATGACGTAGAGTACGGCGGCTGACTCTCGTTTGCAGTGCAATATGAGAGCAGAGAGTGCCTGATTCACCAGGCCTCCGGCAGCACCGGCGAAGGGAAGATAGGCCGAAGTAGTTTCATCCAGTCCTTTGGATACGGCGCAGGACACCATGAAGAGAGACCAACCAGACAGCGCTAACTCTATAAGGAATTTGCATGGCAAGAAAAGTACGATAAATGGCCATTCTTCAATCACTGCCTGCAAGCACGTTTTGTACCACGAGTTCTGTTCACCCCTGTTTTTCGGTAGAGCGAGATCGACTGATTCCGATGAGCTCTGGTGAAACACAACGGAATTCGCGGGTCGGTCATTTTTCGTCAGCCTCCCGACAGGTCTGCGGTGGCTTTCCATGTCGGGAGGCGTTTTGAAAGTCTCGGCCGCAGGCACCGTGTGTAGGAAGATGGCCCCGAGAATCACTAAGGTGCCTTCGAGTCCGTAGGATTTCAAGGCGTGTGCTACAATCAACGGGAGGATCATACCACCGACCGAGCTACATGCCATGCACAGCGAGTTCATGCTGCCGAATCGCTCACCAAAATACTGCTGCAATGTTTCGGTTCCAACTTGAGTAATGGGTGAACCGAAGATACCTTGGagaagcaaagaaaagaaaaagaaaaatctgaaacGAGTTTTCTAGATTTCAATGAAGTTTACTTTCTTATGACacttgtcatgaatatgcatttcaTGTTGAATTTCCACGACCGGTCGTGGGTTTTCAGCCAATCAAGATACAGTaattaaaatgcaagcgcaAGCAAAATGCAAAGATAGGACAGTCGTAAGCCTACTCGTAAGGTCAggtcgtacgactgggtcttaTGGCGTATGGTCGTGAGTCGTATAATGTGCGGCGGGCTTATTATACGTATTACCTGTTCGGCCCACGTTGGAGCAGAGGGTGGATCGAGATTGGGGGACACGATGGCGCTCGAGGCGAGGGGGTGGGGaataatgttttgttgttgcttaaGTCTGGTATGGTGGTAGTGATTTGTTTGTTGTCAGAAAATACGCGTGACATGTTGTGCCACCAATGTTTTCCTCCCTTCCCTGATACAGTGTATCCATGAAAGTATAAACCTACTATTTTAGttgccatttaaaaaaaaaaaagttgttattttgctcTTTGTGTTCAaatgtttatctatttttttattaaCTTATCTTCTGAAAAGCATCTTTGCCTTACCTTCTATCAATCATTTATCACAATAGCAGTGGCGGATTCAGAGAGGGCGCACCGGGAGctcgccccctctttatttgttgttaaaacaaaagaaataaaaagaaaaatgagatgaaacccggaagtagcaccagaaatattgtacAATACAAAATGTTTGGTGCTATTAGTATAGACCAGTTCAGTGTTTACATATACCAATTTTTGCAAATAGCAATGAATGGCATGTTTCCACGTATCACTTGCACAGGGAAAACTGACTTATTAAGCAAGCTTTAACACAACTAACACAGGAAAGGAAATTCACGCAGAACTTACCTACGACAACCATCGCGATGCCGAACCACAGAGCCGAATGAACGAACGCAGAGATCATGATGGCAAGACCTGCTAAGAGACTGCTGGTCATGGCCAGCGCCCTTCGATTCACTCGACGTGCGAGAGCAAACACGAGTGGACCTTGGTGAGAGAACACAATAACATTCCTCTTAAAGAGTGACAAGAGCAGGACCAAGTTCAAATTTCGGCACGTCACGAGctagacacccacgagtcatactgtccacgagtcatatagcccacgagtcatatagcccacgagtcatatagcccataAGCTAGATACGAAGTTCACAAGGTCCTCGagctcgacatcaagtaaaatagaCCCATGAGCTAGGCACTATAGGCAAATAAGTCCCGCGAGTTAGACGCTatataggcaaataaggcctaTAACGAGCTCTACAGAGGCAAAAGGGCGTATGAACTCGACATTACATTAGTGCAGTCGAGCCCATAATGGACCCTTTTTGCATGGTGTCGTTTGCAATACATCCTTGATTACACCTTAAGTAACTGATagcgaaatttcgttacaatatgTTGTCCAAAGgggtaaaaaataaaagaagacggTTGAAGTGACACCGATCCTAAATTTGAAATTAATTTAAATGTATCTTTGGTTCTTTTGACCAATTCTTACCCAGATTGGAGTATAATATTGCAGCTTATTTTGTTCTGGTTTGAATGGATGTGCAcagttttcatttcaaaaatgaaacaaaatgatgtatgataggattttttttttttaatgttttaataATGAAACTCccttttgttgttttcaagTACTGTACTTTACATACTTAACCTCACTTGCTGGCAAAAACATTTAATGTGAACCGTggagtaggcct from Diadema setosum chromosome 1, eeDiaSeto1, whole genome shotgun sequence includes:
- the LOC140229083 gene encoding uncharacterized protein codes for the protein MMATSVRSRRGVSQDKWRYLVLAGKGGGDFLNLGMQKAYGVLVPHLAALLGTKYGTIGFILSLATSLGFMTCPLVFALARRVNRRALAMTSSLLAGLAIMISAFVHSALWFGIAMVVVGTVYDVTESFDTAFISIGVFAFVSALLTVLLMLVKRFR